GAGTTAGCCtgcctacctcatgcctaTACCTGAAtttttgcggaatttttttcgatggCAAGATGAACGTGCCTGCCTAGGTACACTGCCTAGGTACATGTGGATGTACCTGGCAAGGTGCGTGCCTAGGCGCCTGTGCATGCCTAGGTGTGCATGCCTGCCTAGATACCTGTGCATGCCTAGGTGTCTGTGCCTACCTAGGTGTTTATGCCTTCGTAACTGTTTTAGAGGCGCGTCAGCTTAAAAGCGACCGACATCTCATGGGTCTTACCACCCAAATTGaacaattgtttctttttcaatttttgaacattgggAAGTACGTTACTACGGgtcatttttacaaaaaattgaaaagttcaaaattcatGATTCCAAGCTTTTTCTCCTGATTCTTGACTTTCGATTTTTACAGAGCATGGCCTGTGATCCGATGAGCAATCACCTGAAACCCGCAGAGCATCAAGGTACTCAATGGTCGAGGTGAGATCAGGTTCCCTCCTAGTCTTCCTTAaactttctcaatttcagaGTTGTCGATGAAACTGGAGAAGGACCGCGAAATGTTGAAGAATTGAAATTGCAGAGGGATGACGCCACGTCTATATCTAGATCCAATGATTTTAGGGATTCGATTTCGGACGCTACAAGTCTGCCGATGGACTCGATGAGCTCTCCAGTGGCCAAGAAACGGAATAAGAGGAATACGGTAAGGGTTTTATGAGTTATAACTAAACtctaaaagtttaaaaattctacaGGAATGCGCAGTTTGTCAATGTGATTTACCAATGGGCAATACCGCCGAGTTCAAGGCAGATGGTACAGCGCAAACCGACTTGGCACAGTTCCAGATCGATGAAATCGCGATTAAACTCGCTAATTTACAGGTAACCTCTATAGAAActattttggaaaagaaaacatatttcCGATCTATTAGGCTTAGGtctaggcttagacttagctttaagcttaggcttaggcttaggcttaggcttaagttaggcttaggcttaggctctggcttaggcttgggcttagggttaggcttagacttagacttggGCTTTGGCTTGggcttagacttaggtttaggcttagacttggGTTTCGGCTtgggcttagacttaggctaaGACTCAGGATTAGGCtcaggattaggcttaggcttaggcttgtgttttggctttggctttggctttggctttggctttggctttggctttggctttggctttggcttaggcttaggcctaggcctaggcttaggcttaggtttacgCTTAGGCGTTGGCGGACGAGAGTAAttcccagaaaaaaaagaaaaaaatcggcaactaaaactgaattaaaaatctcgaattccAGACTCAACGAGTACGTCCACCGATTGTCGAAATGGCGACATCAGCGTTCATGGAGGACTCCCCACTCAACTCGGAGGCTTTGGATTTGCCACGTGGCCTGTCACAAGCTGATATTAATGTGATTTGTGAGGCGATGAGTAGTTCTTTTTTCAAGGTTTGGGAATAGAAAcagggatttttttaaagtaaggtgttttttttcagaatagtCAAGAAGCATTAAAACAAATCGCGGATATCGGCGTCGGAAAAGATTATGAGACCACtttttcagtgagtttttaaGTCGAGGGCATTGTTTACAGGgtctttattttatttttacaggaTAAATCCCAACTCACAAGCTTATCCCTTCCTACAGTACCCACCCGCAATTCCATTGCCACATCTCCAGTCGTATCACTCTGTGAGGACCTGAAAGcaagtaaaaaatcaaagaaatcaaGATCAATTTCTTCATCGCCAATCCCACCAAATAGCCTACACGAGGAGGAGACACAAACTCCATTGTAAGGATCTAGAACGTTCGGAAAAgtaaattgtgatttttaggCGTCAAAATATGGTGCACATGGCCACAGATCCATGTACATCACAGCTGGTGCATAGGTCTACAGTGACTTCTCCAGTTGGAAGGGAAGACGCGGAGACGGtgagttttggtttttttttttgaagagaagGTTGCCCATTTTTAGCGGAGGTAGATCAGTATTAAAAAAAGCGactgtggggaaattgttaaaaactaatCCAATAgtgtcaaaatgaccgaatatcataataaaaattttcaaaaaatttttcaaattttttttcactgtcaAAAGGTGACAATTACTCGGCTTTTGacactcataattttgaaagtcgaccaaaaaaaaaaggttttttttcctaCATGTTTTATactattattttgttttaattattcatATCAAAACATTGTAGTGGTCGAAACATGCTTTAGAACTGCTCtggattttctcaaaagctcatatttttcaaaattttgggaatttgccCAAACTTTgacaggaaattttgaaaaatctaaaactttttatattataagtgtatttagataAAAACCCCCACTGGCGCTGCTCCAGCTTTAAGTGCGATTTTACATCTATTTTGGCCTAACTTTCGAATATCTCAGATGGTCCCACAGCAGTTGGGCGATcgattttagcattttttctgtgattttcagGGGTTTTTGATATGCTGAATCCGATAACAATACTAAATTTCCATGAAAACATTTGCAAATAGGCTAAACCTCTCAAAATAAAGCGCCTCTAGCAGTTGTAGGTTATGCCAGGAAGTCGCTATAAGTGGAAGGGCaagttcaatattttcatcgaaaacaacaaactttaaaaaaaacttccgtcACTAATAGATGTGATGTATATGTTCAGGAAATGCCACAAAAAATGATGGACAGAATGGTGTCTCCGGTCTCAACAGCGATACGAGACCAAAACACGTCGCCCGTCGAGGAGCAGACTCCCGACTTTGTAACttgatatctttaaaaatgttttttgtcaCTTATCACCTCGTTTCAGGATGATCGAAGTATACAGACATCAATAAGCGAATGGTTCGGGAAGTTGTTGAAGAAGAAGGATGAATCTCAGCAAACATCGATTTGCGATGATGTTGTGGGGAAGTCGAAGAAGgagggaaaaaagaaaaaagcatCAAGAGATGAGAACAGTCAAGCTTCATCCCTAGGCTCCGACGTCTTCACATCATCAAATCCATCCTCGACCTCTGATGATTCCGAGAAGAATCACAAGAAGATCAAGAAAACTTTGATAGCGCCGAACATGACTGCGAGTGTCTCAATGAGCACTCAATATTCTCCACCGCCAGGCTTCGATCGGCTATCAGAACCACATAGTACTCGAGCGAGAAGCTCATCGACCAGTGGAATGGGCACAAGTATATTTGAGGATGAGACACGACAGGAAGTGATTGTGCAGACTGATGACTCGTATCTTAAGATTGCTAGAAGGCTGGATGAATATCGGAATAATAAGACGCagtttttgccggtttgtgcAGCTGCTCCATTGTCTTCGAAAGAAGTTGAGCCATTCAAGTAAGTGCTCATTGTGGGATTTTGCCATATTCCGGCAAGTTTTGCAATTGCCCgaattagaattttcatttttcaagcttCTCAAATCTCAATTAATTGtatacttttggaaaaaagacaACCGAAAATGGGATGggtggcaattgccgttcggcaatttttttttttggcaacttgccggtttgccgctttgccggaaatttagatttttggcaaattgccgatttgccggaaatttttatttttggcgatttgccaattttcccaaaattttgattttcggcacattgccgatttgccggaaatttttatttttgtcgatttgccaattttcccaaaattttgattttcggcacattgccgatttgccggaaatttttatttctggcaatttgacgatttgccggaaattattatttcttgcaatttgccgatttgccggaaattttgattttcggtaaatggccgatttgccggaaatttttatttcttgagTTTGAACATAAAAGagccaacattttttgtaactgccgattgtcgaaaattctaatAATTCAGCAATTGCCATAATGGCCGAtttcctaaaattaaaaaaaaataaatatttatgacaattttgccgcattttttttataaaccaacaatttctaaaatggctgatttcggaaaatttcaaacatcgaaaaaataaatcgacGTTTGTCAACATTGTcgtatcaaaatttttcaaaacacaaaGACTCAACACTTTGATATTTAATTTGGTACGGGTCCAAGAGTAAAATATAGATCTGTCTAATTCACTTTAAACACCCCTAATATTCCAGAAGCGACCGCCCATCAGAACGAAGTCACTACTACTTTGGCGGGGGCCGTCGTGCAAGTCTAGGCCGTGGCCGGAAGAAGCCCCGTCAAGATATGAGATACGGAGAGTCACAGACTGGGCAATCTATGGATGCAGAACTTTTGAAAGAGGTTCtagtaagtttttattttaactctctgcaaattttttgatttcgtCACTTTTTATTCCGACATTTCGAATTCAATTTCTGTGCCTAATAATCACATCTCTCACATTTAGAATGAAGAAGAATCTCCACCAAAGGGTAAGTTTTAGTAGATCAAAACACCCAAATTGCCATAATGATTAACTTCTTTGGTTGGCTTATGTACTCAACTGATAATCAATTAACTTAATTTATTATCTAATACATATTTATATAATATTTCCTTGTGTTACATTCATTAATTCTTCATAGATATGTAGATACTTATACTAATTTTATAATACTTACTACGATGtagttacaaaaaatttgaaataaaaatttcagagctccGAAAAAAGTCGGTCAATTTCGCCGAAACGACCATGTAACAAGCGTGGTGTTTTATCAAGGCATCCGTCACTGCCAACAGGGATTTCTCGTGGAAAAGTAGGTTGAATTGATTAATCTACTGAGAACTGATTTAATACCATTCCGGGGTGCTAAAATGACATTAAAAccttttattaaaaatttggaaattgtttacTTCGATTCAACGGGGAAAACttagttttcaacatttttttggaagttgctctgccagttttattttttaattatactTAAAATATGCATCAGGAGTGgacggcaatttttttttgtcgacaagttcggcaaaccgataattcgccggtttgccggacattttgattttcggcaaatttccgatttgccatTTGCCGAACCTTAATTTGGTGAAAGTTTTCAGAGGGTTTGTTAATAGGAcggtttctgaaatttccaaaaaaaaaagtgcaaaaccacaatttgccggaaatttcaattccatcaatttgccgatttgccgattcgccggaatatccgattccggcaatttgccgatttgccggaaaaaacagtttgccgcccacccctatTATGCATATTTCCAGtgcactcaaaataaaaaattttaaaaaaccgttttgaaaagttttatcatttgccgaaatttccgtcatgatttaaaattaaaaattaatagagAAAACACGTTatacttcaaatttcataaaacataGAGTTagactactttttttttaggtcTCCGACTACGTGATCCAGCACGAGAAAGGAATCCATAACCCTGCGACAAATCGTCAAAGTCCCATCAAAATCATCCG
The nucleotide sequence above comes from Caenorhabditis elegans chromosome III. Encoded proteins:
- the twk-31 gene encoding Potassium channel domain-containing protein (Partially confirmed by transcript evidence), whose protein sequence is MPNPSPTPLQASPTTTLLADGYTDDALPSKYDNFRASRPYSRESLLSNTSLGSKVRFSQFSFQSRDDLTTIDDEEEEEYRKPAPPEPTKFLQVSRTTVRMLAGGFSRAGSLEGVETGGIVGPPMSPISFLGKCKHYYDKYKLDRISASVLLVLYSFLGAWVFYLFEHDYEREVKLKERIDLRMLRNDTFQRISSMVFRQQGLANFEEVFIDYEKKLHVVRLPECLDWDYWGALFYVGTLFTTIGYGNIYPRTALGRAASVVYAIVGIPLVLAILSKCGKWMTDSLSEKWQQHRIQITEKAKMTKNRLRGKKILKSGEIVEANTGAEADPEKKPEVESRTIPIWLALLICVVYVAGCSSLFLLWETRWTFFTSLYFFCISLLTIGLGDIVPDKPHMFIVMFVLVIVGLSIVSMFISVVQIKIEEWLCRMIEQIKEEYMKKDGLVDPEEIKRIFANDPVLSFVAPKIMSGEQNHMLKDTIKKFDRLLESKEIQTDFPVKGMATQVEKYEQSMACDPMSNHLKPAEHQGTQWSRVVDETGEGPRNVEELKLQRDDATSISRSNDFRDSISDATSLPMDSMSSPVAKKRNKRNTECAVCQCDLPMGNTAEFKADGTAQTDLAQFQIDEIAIKLANLQTQRVRPPIVEMATSAFMEDSPLNSEALDLPRGLSQADINVICEAMSSSFFKNSQEALKQIADIGVGKDYETTFSDKSQLTSLSLPTVPTRNSIATSPVVSLCEDLKASKKSKKSRSISSSPIPPNSLHEEETQTPLRQNMVHMATDPCTSQLVHRSTVTSPVGREDAETEMPQKMMDRMVSPVSTAIRDQNTSPVEEQTPDFDDRSIQTSISEWFGKLLKKKDESQQTSICDDVVGKSKKEGKKKKASRDENSQASSLGSDVFTSSNPSSTSDDSEKNHKKIKKTLIAPNMTASVSMSTQYSPPPGFDRLSEPHSTRARSSSTSGMGTSIFEDETRQEVIVQTDDSYLKIARRLDEYRNNKTQFLPVCAAAPLSSKEVEPFKSDRPSERSHYYFGGGRRASLGRGRKKPRQDMRYGESQTGQSMDAELLKEVLNEEESPPKELRKKSVNFAETTM
- the twk-31 gene encoding Potassium channel domain-containing protein (Confirmed by transcript evidence); the encoded protein is MPNPSPTPLQASPTTTLLADGYTDDALPSKYDNFRASRPYSRESLLSNTSLGSKVRFSQFSFQSRDDLTTIDDEEEEEYRKPAPPEPTKFLQVSRTTVRMLAGGFSRAGSLEGVETGGIVGPPMSPISFLGKCKHYYDKYKLDRISASVLLVLYSFLGAWVFYLFEHDYEREVKLKERIDLRMLRNDTFQRISSMVFRQQGLANFEEVFIDYEKKLHVVRLPECLDWDYWGALFYVGTLFTTIGYGNIYPRTALGRAASVVYAIVGIPLVLAILSKCGKWMTDSLSEKWQQHRIQITEKAKMTKNRLRGKKILKSGEIVEANTGAEADPEKKPEVESRTIPIWLALLICVVYVAGCSSLFLLWETRWTFFTSLYFFCISLLTIGLGDIVPDKPHMFIVMFVLVIVGLSIVSMFISVVQIKIEEWLCRMIEQIKEEYMKKDGLVDPEEIKRIFANDPVLSFVAPKIMSGEQNHMLKDTIKKFDRLLESKEIQTDFPVKGMATQVEKYEQSMACDPMSNHLKPAEHQGTQWSRVVDETGEGPRNVEELKLQRDDATSISRSNDFRDSISDATSLPMDSMSSPVAKKRNKRNTECAVCQCDLPMGNTAEFKADGTAQTDLAQFQIDEIAIKLANLQTQRVRPPIVEMATSAFMEDSPLNSEALDLPRGLSQADINVICEAMSSSFFKNSQEALKQIADIGVGKDYETTFSDKSQLTSLSLPTVPTRNSIATSPVVSLCEDLKASKKSKKSRSISSSPIPPNSLHEEETQTPLRQNMVHMATDPCTSQLVHRSTVTSPVGREDAETEMPQKMMDRMVSPVSTAIRDQNTSPVEEQTPDFDDRSIQTSISEWFGKLLKKKDESQQTSICDDVVGKSKKEGKKKKASRDENSQASSLGSDVFTSSNPSSTSDDSEKNHKKIKKTLIAPNMTASVSMSTQYSPPPGFDRLSEPHSTRARSSSTSGMGTSIFEDETRQEVIVQTDDSYLKIARRLDEYRNNKTQFLPVCAAAPLSSKEVEPFKSDRPSERSHYYFGGGRRASLGRGRKKPRQDMRYGESQTGQSMDAELLKEVLSSEKSRSISPKRPCNKRGVLSRHPSLPTGISRGKVSDYVIQHEKGIHNPATNRQSPIKIIRQYSLDHDVI